Proteins encoded within one genomic window of Panicum virgatum strain AP13 chromosome 1N, P.virgatum_v5, whole genome shotgun sequence:
- the LOC120653908 gene encoding SNF1-related protein kinase regulatory subunit gamma-like PV42a, with protein MAQLRAPTDEQRQEEALHGEKDDVVVAAGGSESNKKARAGLCGVLRERKVVDLARAKRRLVEVPYTATLAHTANALLAARVSAVAVAAPPGHWIGAGGSMILESDPATGAVRKHYIGMVNMLDILVHIAEASDEAEADDEAVDLDRRMAVPVSSVIGHSLEGLTLWTLHPNTSVLDCMETFSKGVHRTLVPLESSADNVVAVELVESAPGYRMVTQMDVVRFLRAHGAELKGVLSRTVRELGAVSEAVFAVASGARVIDAIKAMRAASLTAVPVVDAAAGGEETLQDGMGKKAIETFSATDLRGCPVARLQPWLGISVTEFKRKVAEYRASNKPVVPGADATDTGVPTAADDADTPAAAAVATDEEQSDEQPLVTCSLESTLGEAIEAAATRHVHRLWAVDEEGLLRGVVSLTDVLRAVREAALGEDRDLHSIVSS; from the exons ATGGCGCAGCTGAGAGCACCCACCGACGAGCAGCGGCAGGAGGAGGCGCTGCACGGCGAGAAGGacgacgtcgtcgtcgccgcaggCGGCAGCGAGAGCAACAAGAAGGCGCGCGCGGGGCTATGCGGCGTGCTCCGGGAGCGCAAGGTGGTGGACCTGGCGCGCGCCAAGCGCCGGCTGGTGGAGGTCCCCTACACCGCGACGCTGGCGCACACGGCGAACGCGCTCCTCGCGGCGCGCGTCTCCGCggtcgccgtggccgcgccgccgggccaCTGGATCGGCGCCGGCGGGTCCATGATCCTCGAGTCCGACCCGGCCACCGGCGCCGTCCGCAAGCACTACATCGGCATGGTCAACATGCTCGACATCCTCGTCCACATCGCCGAGGCCAgcgacgaggccgaggccgacgaCGAGGCGGTCGACCTCGACCGCCGCATGGCCGTCCCGGTGTCCTCCGTCATCGGCCACtccctcgagggcctcaccctCTGGACGCTCCATCCCAACACCAG CGTGCTGGACTGCATGGAGACGTTCAGCAAGGGGGTGCACCGGACGCTGGTGCCGCTGGAGAGCTCGGCGGACAACGTGGTGGCGGTGGAGCTCGTGGAGTCCGCGCCGGGGTACCGGATGGTCACCCAGATGGACGTGGTGAGGTTCCTCCGGGCGCACGGCGCTGAGCTCAAGGGCGTGCTGTCGCGCACCGTGCGCGAGCTCGGCGCCGTGAGCGAGGCCGTGTTCGCGGTCGCGAGCGGCGCCAGGGTGATCGACGCCATCAAGGCGATGCGCGCGGCGTCGCTCACCGCCGTGCCCGtcgtggacgccgccgccggcggcgaggagaccCTGCAGGAC GGGATGGGGAAGAAGGCGATCGAGACGTTCTCGGCGACGGACCTGCGCGGCTGCCCGGTGGCGCGGCTGCAGCCGTGGCTGGGGATCAGCGTGACGGAGTTCAAGAGGAAGGTGGCCGAGTACCGGGCGAGCAACAAGCCCGTCGTCCCCGGCGCCGACGCCACGGACACCGGCGTCCcgaccgccgccgacgacgccgaCACCCCCGCGGCGGCTGCCGTTGCCACCGATGAAGAACAGAGCGACGAGCAGCCGCTGGTGACGTGCTCCCTGGAGAGCACCCTCGGCGAGGCGAtcgaggcggcggccacgaGGCACGTGCACCGGCTGTGGGCGGTGGACGAGGAAGGGCTGCTGCGCGGGGTCGTGTCGCTGACCGACGTCCTCCGggcggtgagggaggccgcGCTCGGCGAGGACCGGGATCTCCACAGCATCGTGTCGTCCTAA